The following proteins are encoded in a genomic region of Nomascus leucogenys isolate Asia chromosome 17, Asia_NLE_v1, whole genome shotgun sequence:
- the NOVA2 gene encoding RNA-binding protein Nova-2 isoform X2: protein MTKPEVVNILQPQTTMNPDRAKQAKLIVPNSTAGLIIGKGGATVKAVMEQSGAWVQLSQKPEGINLQERVVTVSGEPEQVHKAVSAIVQKVQEDPQSSSCLNISYANVAGPVANSNPTGSPYASPADVLPAAAAASAAAASGLLGPAGLAGVGAFPAALPAFSGTDLLAISTALNTLASYGYNTNSLGLGLNSAAASGVLAAVAAGANPAAAAAANLLASYAGEAGAGPAGGAAPPPPPPPGALGSFALAAAANGYLGAGAGGGAGGGGGPLVAAAAAAGAAGGFLTAEKLAAESAKELVEIAVPENLVGAILGKGGKTLVEYQELTGARIQISKKGEFLPGTRNRRVTITGSPAATQAAQYLISQRVTYEQGVRASNPQKVG from the exons ATGACCAAGCCTGAGGTGGTCAACATCCTTCAACCCCAAACCACGATGAACCCCGACAGAGCCAAGCAG GCCAAGCTGATCGTCCCCAACAGCACGGCGGGCCTGATCATCGGCAAGGGGGGCGCAACGGTGAAAGCCGTGATGGAACAGTCAGGAGCGTGGGTGCAGCTGTCCCAGAAGCCGGAGGGCATCAACCTGCAGGAGCGCGTGGTGACGGTCAGCGGCGAGCCCGAGCAGGTGCACAAGGCCGTGAGCGCCATCGTGCAGAAGGTACAAGAAGACCCCCAGAGCAGCAGCTGCCTCAACATCAGCTACGCCAACGTGGCAGGCCCCGTGGCCAACTCCAACCCCACCGGCTCTCCGTACGCCAGCCCCGCGGATGTGCTGCCAGCCGCGGCCGCAGCGtcggccgccgccgcctccgGCCTGCTGGGCCCCGCCGGGCTGGCTGGCGTGGGGGCCTTTCCCGCTGCGCTGCCCGCCTTCTCAGGCACCGACCTGCTGGCCATCAGCACGGCGCTTAACACGCTGGCCAGTTATGGCTACAACACCAActccctgggcctgggcctcAACTCGGCCGCAGCCTCCGGTGTCCTGGCCGCCGTGGCCGCCGGGGCCAACccagcagccgccgccgccgccaacCTCCTGGCATCCTACGCGGGCGAGGCTGGGGCCGGGCCAGCCGGAGGGGCcgccccgccgccgcccccgcctcCCGGAGCCCTGGGGTCTTTTGCGTTGGCCGCAGCCGCTAACGGCTACCTCGGGGCCGGGGCGGGCGGCGGGGCGGGCGGAGGGGGCGGCCCGCTGGTGGCCGCTGCAGCCGCGGCCGGGGCGGCCGGGGGCTTCCTGACAGCGGAGAAGCTGGCGGCTGAGAGTGCCAAGGAGCTGGTGGAGATTGCGGTGCCTGAGAACCTGGTGGGAGCCATCCTGGGGAAGGGGGGCAAGACGTTGGTGGAGTACCAGGAGCTGACGGGCGCTCGCATCCAGATCTCCAAGAAGGGCGAGTTCCTGCCAGGCACGCGGAACCGGCGGGTCACCATCACGGGCAGCCCCGCGGCCACGCAAGCCGCTCAATACCTCATCAGTCAGCGGGTCACCTACGAGCAGGGAGTGAGGGCCTCAAACCCCCAGAAAGTGGGATGA